A genomic region of bacterium contains the following coding sequences:
- a CDS encoding tetratricopeptide repeat protein, whose product MRTCNSCGARNTADATFCVRCGASFVDLGRDPADGTDAFLVTPERIPDTLVDQAATQLADGDAAAAIENCRRAVALNPRHVEAYAVLGMAFEQTGDLPDALDAYDTVLRLAPDRAVERQKAALLRLRLGHTPPPAPRRAHGESAFSRAVAWCQEQIRANPALAAGLGAAAVVLIIGSILLVHAGRVQAREQLQAQYDSEIQLARQALAAQQYAQATAHYQAAWQLLPGDRSVRDEWDQAYRLSQIAAAQYAREMEIAGAPKYIPNTTGRNPFEPVPIAGSTPAVPPPAATQPSAALTAPIPGTPPPTVNGGARPYTGWQQPTPSATTPTVPTPPSSRRTTTVGGNKIITPVTPPKPVEKPAAPAATDTSGKRGGEITIWMSPKQSSRPATPQATDTSAASDAATLRARGEQAGRAGRTDEAIGDLQRAASAYDDLARRDPNNAAAHSQAADTCRARIEILRQPNR is encoded by the coding sequence ATGAGAACCTGCAATAGCTGTGGGGCGCGTAACACCGCCGACGCCACGTTCTGCGTCCGCTGCGGGGCCTCGTTTGTGGACCTGGGCCGAGATCCGGCGGACGGGACCGATGCGTTCCTTGTGACACCGGAGAGGATCCCCGATACGCTCGTGGATCAGGCGGCCACGCAACTGGCCGATGGGGACGCGGCTGCTGCCATCGAGAACTGCCGTCGGGCAGTCGCGCTCAACCCCCGGCATGTAGAGGCCTACGCCGTGCTGGGCATGGCCTTCGAGCAGACGGGCGATCTGCCGGACGCGCTGGACGCCTACGACACCGTGCTGCGGCTGGCGCCGGATCGCGCGGTGGAGCGCCAGAAGGCGGCGCTGCTGCGCCTGCGCCTCGGCCATACGCCGCCGCCGGCTCCACGACGCGCCCATGGCGAGTCGGCGTTCTCGCGCGCGGTAGCCTGGTGCCAGGAGCAGATTCGCGCCAACCCGGCGCTGGCGGCGGGGCTCGGCGCGGCCGCAGTGGTGCTCATCATCGGCTCGATCCTGCTGGTCCATGCCGGGCGGGTACAGGCCCGCGAGCAACTCCAGGCCCAGTACGATAGCGAGATCCAACTCGCCCGCCAGGCCCTCGCCGCCCAGCAGTACGCCCAGGCGACGGCGCACTACCAGGCGGCCTGGCAGCTTCTTCCTGGCGATCGTAGCGTCCGCGATGAATGGGACCAGGCGTATCGCCTGTCGCAGATCGCGGCGGCGCAGTACGCGCGCGAGATGGAGATTGCAGGGGCGCCCAAGTACATACCCAACACCACGGGCCGTAACCCCTTCGAGCCGGTGCCCATCGCTGGCTCCACCCCGGCCGTGCCCCCACCGGCCGCGACGCAGCCGAGCGCGGCACTGACAGCGCCCATTCCGGGGACGCCTCCGCCGACGGTCAACGGTGGCGCGCGGCCGTACACCGGCTGGCAGCAGCCGACGCCCTCGGCGACGACGCCGACGGTGCCCACGCCGCCCAGCTCTCGGCGCACGACGACCGTGGGTGGCAACAAGATCATCACCCCGGTGACACCGCCCAAGCCGGTCGAGAAGCCGGCGGCGCCGGCCGCTACCGACACCAGTGGCAAGCGGGGCGGCGAGATCACGATCTGGATGAGCCCGAAGCAGTCAAGCCGGCCGGCGACGCCGCAGGCCACCGACACGAGCGCGGCATCCGATGCCGCGACGCTGCGCGCCCGGGGGGAGCAGGCGGGGCGAGCCGGACGGACCGATGAGGCCATCGGCGACCTGCAACGCGCCGCCAGCGCCTATGATGATCTCGCGCGCCGCGACCCGAACAACGCGGCCGCGCATAGCCAGGCCGCGGATACGTGCCGCGCCCGGATAGAAATCCTGCGCCAGCCCAACAGGTGA
- a CDS encoding DUF2905 family protein, translated as MGRVLLIAGLSLAVVGIGLIVLARLGVSWRPLPGDIMVRRPGLVIAVPLGTMLLLSLVLTLVLNFIAWLRR; from the coding sequence GTGGGCCGAGTACTTCTGATTGCGGGCCTGAGCCTGGCGGTGGTGGGGATAGGACTGATCGTGCTGGCGCGGCTGGGCGTGTCGTGGCGGCCGCTGCCGGGCGACATCATGGTGCGGCGGCCGGGCCTGGTGATCGCCGTACCTCTGGGGACGATGCTGCTGCTGAGCCTCGTGCTCACGCTGGTACTGAACTTCATCGCCTGGCTGCGGCGCTAG
- a CDS encoding helix-turn-helix domain-containing protein encodes MLMHEWRKYRDRQISKVLKEAREAEPEGAADETTAGENLAPAAVAQPTERNGATLKSGAPRPKQILERLTAGNDEVREKLEALDLRQQVLPLDIEAAAAPPKRTGRVTESREELVQRLMDPVLSLEEAAILLDVCPTTVRRYTNRGVLKCYRTPGNQRRFRLSEIMSFMERRQRGS; translated from the coding sequence ATGTTGATGCACGAATGGCGCAAGTACCGAGACCGACAGATCAGCAAGGTGCTCAAGGAAGCGCGCGAGGCCGAGCCGGAAGGGGCGGCCGACGAGACCACCGCGGGCGAGAACCTGGCGCCGGCGGCTGTCGCGCAGCCGACGGAGCGTAACGGCGCCACCCTCAAGTCCGGCGCGCCCAGGCCGAAGCAGATACTGGAGCGGCTGACGGCGGGCAATGACGAGGTGCGCGAGAAGCTGGAGGCGCTCGACCTCCGTCAGCAGGTGCTGCCGCTGGACATCGAGGCGGCGGCCGCGCCCCCCAAGCGCACGGGCCGCGTGACCGAAAGCCGCGAGGAACTGGTCCAGCGCCTCATGGACCCGGTACTCTCGCTGGAAGAGGCCGCGATCCTGCTGGATGTCTGTCCCACGACGGTCCGGCGCTACACCAATCGGGGCGTGCTCAAATGCTATCGCACGCCGGGCAATCAGCGTCGCTTCCGCCTGTCGGAGATCATGAGCTTCATGGAGAGGCGCCAGCGGGGGAGCTAA
- a CDS encoding winged helix-turn-helix domain-containing protein has translation MDKQVLLIGCIPSLEHELRGHCGNRLLDFVVLPDLRHPTFLGLLHTADAIVLHQGGAPRDLPNVCAHVRGHTHRPLLVVLHDASEDAIAEVLTAGADDAMAASTSPRELLARLRAHLRRDQEYANGHVRPAVAVGELLLDTARHEVQVRGRAVDLTPREFDLLEHLARHAGRAVRRQELLEEVWGYNSEMTTRTLDVHVGRLRQKVEHNPREPQMIVTVPGVGYKLKGG, from the coding sequence ATGGACAAACAGGTTCTGTTGATCGGCTGCATACCGAGCCTCGAACACGAACTGCGGGGGCACTGCGGTAACCGGCTGTTGGACTTCGTTGTCCTGCCGGACCTGCGCCATCCCACCTTCCTGGGCCTCCTGCACACCGCCGACGCGATTGTATTGCACCAGGGCGGCGCCCCTCGCGACCTCCCCAACGTCTGCGCCCACGTGCGCGGCCATACCCATCGGCCGCTGCTGGTGGTGCTACACGATGCCTCGGAGGACGCCATCGCCGAGGTGCTGACGGCCGGCGCCGATGATGCGATGGCGGCCTCGACCTCCCCCCGTGAACTGCTGGCGCGCCTGCGCGCCCACCTGCGGCGCGACCAGGAGTACGCCAACGGTCATGTCCGCCCGGCCGTCGCAGTGGGAGAGCTGCTGCTGGACACCGCCCGGCACGAGGTGCAGGTGCGGGGCCGAGCGGTGGACCTGACGCCGCGCGAGTTCGACCTGCTCGAGCACCTGGCGCGCCACGCGGGACGAGCCGTGCGCCGGCAGGAGCTGCTGGAGGAGGTGTGGGGCTACAACAGCGAGATGACCACCCGCACGCTAGATGTGCATGTCGGCCGCCTACGCCAGAAGGTCGAGCACAACCCGCGCGAGCCGCAGATGATCGTGACCGTGCCGGGGGTGGGGTACAAGCTCAAGGGCGGCTAG
- a CDS encoding copper amine oxidase N-terminal domain-containing protein: MKSREQQSCRGEGRAARVGAIGPCPPLRQALAVLLVLAWLAPGAALAQGPKVVINGRPLAPTHPVVQRAGALLLPMRDVCAALGAQIQWYPTERKIELRRAGSLVEMWVRTPVAQVNRNPVQLAVPPLLVDGVTYLPLRLAGEALGCAVRWEAATRTVAVTDTPQADQSPAPSRP, encoded by the coding sequence ATGAAGTCACGTGAACAACAGTCGTGTCGCGGCGAGGGCCGGGCAGCGAGAGTCGGGGCCATAGGGCCCTGTCCCCCGCTTCGCCAGGCCCTCGCTGTACTGTTGGTCCTCGCCTGGCTCGCACCGGGCGCAGCGCTCGCGCAGGGCCCGAAGGTCGTGATCAACGGACGGCCGCTGGCCCCCACGCATCCTGTCGTTCAGCGGGCGGGAGCCCTGTTGCTGCCCATGCGCGACGTGTGCGCGGCCCTCGGGGCGCAGATACAGTGGTACCCGACGGAGCGCAAGATCGAGCTGCGCCGCGCCGGGTCCCTGGTGGAGATGTGGGTGCGGACGCCTGTCGCGCAGGTGAACCGCAATCCGGTGCAACTCGCCGTGCCGCCGCTGCTGGTGGATGGCGTGACGTATCTGCCCCTGCGGCTGGCCGGCGAGGCCCTGGGTTGCGCCGTCCGCTGGGAAGCCGCGACACGGACGGTGGCAGTCACCGACACCCCTCAGGCCGACCAAAGCCCCGCTCCTAGCCGCCCTTGA
- a CDS encoding thioredoxin family protein, with the protein MWKSILVVAVVAILLATLAVGRWPSNSGAGQATAEPAADTGKIAWLTSLPEALEAARTQHKPILVDFFATWCGPCRLMDEETWPQTEVVAAAGKYIAVRLDVDANQQTAAQFGVTGIPTVVFLDASGKERDRSVGFVDAAAMLELLSKHKP; encoded by the coding sequence ATGTGGAAGAGCATACTTGTAGTGGCCGTTGTAGCGATCCTGCTGGCCACCCTCGCTGTCGGACGTTGGCCCAGTAACTCCGGCGCGGGACAGGCCACGGCTGAGCCCGCCGCCGACACCGGCAAGATCGCCTGGCTCACGTCCCTGCCCGAGGCCCTTGAGGCAGCCCGGACCCAGCACAAGCCGATCCTTGTGGACTTCTTCGCCACCTGGTGCGGACCGTGTCGCCTGATGGATGAGGAGACCTGGCCCCAGACGGAAGTCGTGGCGGCAGCGGGGAAGTACATTGCCGTACGGCTGGACGTGGACGCCAACCAGCAGACCGCAGCGCAGTTCGGCGTAACCGGCATACCGACCGTCGTGTTCCTGGATGCGAGCGGCAAGGAGAGGGATCGCTCGGTGGGGTTCGTGGACGCCGCGGCGATGCTGGAGCTACTGAGCAAGCACAAGCCATGA
- a CDS encoding OsmC family protein — protein sequence MTGSLEVTCRNVGKTRFCGEARGHQSYCDVPPAMGGEDEGMLPPESLLASLGNCLGMVIALTCLNKGIPYEGLEVKVTADLVDDGKRVDNFRAAVTMPQQLDARQRKIVESAFELCKVGKTLAHGAKVEEVVL from the coding sequence ATGACTGGTAGCCTTGAAGTGACGTGCCGCAATGTGGGCAAGACGCGTTTTTGTGGCGAGGCCCGCGGACATCAGTCCTACTGTGACGTGCCTCCTGCCATGGGCGGCGAAGATGAGGGCATGCTGCCCCCCGAGAGCCTCCTGGCTTCCCTGGGCAACTGCCTCGGCATGGTCATCGCCCTCACCTGCCTGAACAAGGGCATTCCGTACGAGGGTCTCGAAGTCAAGGTCACCGCCGACTTGGTGGACGACGGCAAGCGTGTGGACAACTTCCGCGCCGCGGTCACGATGCCACAGCAGCTCGACGCCCGTCAGCGCAAGATCGTCGAGAGTGCCTTCGAGCTGTGCAAGGTCGGCAAGACCCTCGCTCATGGCGCCAAGGTGGAAGAGGTCGTCTTGTAG
- the rodA gene encoding rod shape-determining protein RodA translates to MPRKLTQRLDWTLLLAVLLLVAVGCLMIYSSTRAEQGARKLMLQLVWLALGLVILASVTVVDYNRLVNLAVPFLGFCGFLLIVVLFTGHLVKGAERWIPLGPLNIQPSELLKLALILFLGGFLASREEEAHDFGLVLTSLAYVGAPTLLVLAQPDLGTPVLIFLVWLAMLFVAGARVLQLGAIAFAFIMLFTAAWGLNIIRPHQKQRLTAFINPDADPHGQGWQLKQSLIAVGSGHLLGQGVFKGTQSRLQFVPDQETDFIFTVIGEELGFVGSVAVLALFGLVLYRAVSIAAEAKDTSGRLIASGVAAMLLVHIVVNVGMALGMMPVKGMPLPFVSYGGSNMLTMMAAAGLLQSVYIHRQKITF, encoded by the coding sequence TTGCCCCGGAAGCTCACCCAGCGGTTGGACTGGACGCTGTTGCTGGCCGTCCTGCTGCTTGTCGCCGTCGGGTGCCTGATGATCTACAGTTCCACCCGGGCGGAGCAGGGCGCGCGCAAGCTCATGCTGCAGTTGGTGTGGTTGGCGCTGGGGCTGGTCATTCTGGCCTCGGTCACGGTGGTGGACTACAACCGCCTGGTGAACCTCGCTGTCCCCTTCCTCGGCTTCTGTGGCTTCCTGCTGATCGTGGTGCTCTTCACCGGCCACCTGGTCAAGGGGGCCGAGCGCTGGATCCCCCTCGGGCCCCTGAATATCCAGCCCTCCGAGTTGCTCAAGCTCGCCCTGATCCTGTTCCTGGGGGGCTTCCTGGCCAGCCGCGAGGAGGAGGCCCATGACTTCGGTCTGGTGTTGACCTCCCTGGCCTACGTGGGGGCGCCGACGCTGCTCGTGCTGGCCCAGCCAGACCTGGGCACACCGGTGTTGATCTTCCTGGTGTGGCTGGCCATGCTGTTTGTGGCCGGGGCGCGGGTGCTGCAACTGGGGGCCATCGCCTTTGCGTTCATCATGCTGTTCACGGCCGCCTGGGGGCTGAACATCATCCGCCCGCACCAGAAGCAGCGCCTGACCGCGTTCATCAACCCGGACGCGGACCCGCACGGGCAGGGCTGGCAACTCAAGCAGTCGCTCATCGCCGTTGGCTCCGGGCACCTGCTCGGCCAGGGCGTCTTCAAGGGCACTCAGAGCCGGCTGCAGTTTGTGCCCGACCAGGAGACGGACTTCATCTTCACGGTCATCGGTGAGGAGTTGGGCTTCGTGGGGTCGGTCGCAGTGCTGGCGCTGTTCGGGCTGGTTCTGTATCGGGCCGTGAGCATCGCGGCGGAGGCCAAGGACACCAGCGGCCGGCTGATTGCCAGCGGCGTAGCCGCGATGCTGCTGGTCCACATCGTCGTCAATGTCGGCATGGCGCTGGGCATGATGCCCGTGAAGGGCATGCCCTTGCCGTTTGTGAGCTACGGCGGCAGTAACATGCTGACGATGATGGCGGCGGCCGGACTGCTGCAGAGCGTGTACATCCACCGCCAGAAGATCACCTTCTGA
- a CDS encoding metallophosphoesterase, whose amino-acid sequence MATESPERVPSLRQRRRRPGHVLLLLLPVAILALPAQEAQRLQITTPVVRVPGLPPEFAGLRLALLADIHRGPFMSERRVVRLVHRTNEQKPDVVALGGDYVHRNRKYIPSVWKDLGGLHAPLGVYAVLGNHDHWEGAELTAKAMAHAHITNLTNRSVRLQRGKHSLVIAGLDDPWAGRPDLPAALAGVGPREVAIVICHNPDYVEQAHDPRVKLWLTGHTHGGQVCLPGGRPLVNISRCGYVSGLRQLQGTQVYTTRGVGTVAPPVRWNCPAELPVIELQPATPHAKAGE is encoded by the coding sequence ATGGCAACAGAGTCACCCGAGCGCGTCCCCTCGCTCCGGCAGCGGCGACGCCGACCGGGGCATGTGCTGTTGCTGCTGTTGCCGGTCGCCATCCTGGCGCTCCCGGCGCAGGAGGCCCAACGCTTGCAGATCACCACACCGGTTGTGCGTGTACCGGGACTGCCACCGGAGTTCGCCGGGCTGCGCCTGGCACTCCTGGCCGACATCCACCGCGGGCCGTTCATGTCCGAGCGGCGCGTGGTGCGACTCGTGCACAGGACCAACGAGCAGAAGCCCGATGTCGTCGCCCTCGGCGGGGACTATGTGCACCGCAACCGCAAGTATATCCCCTCGGTATGGAAGGACCTGGGCGGGCTTCACGCCCCGCTGGGCGTGTATGCCGTCCTGGGCAACCACGACCACTGGGAGGGCGCCGAACTCACCGCGAAGGCCATGGCCCATGCCCACATCACGAACCTGACCAACCGCAGCGTGCGCCTGCAGCGGGGCAAGCACTCCCTCGTCATCGCGGGCCTGGATGACCCGTGGGCGGGGCGCCCGGACCTGCCGGCGGCGCTGGCGGGTGTTGGGCCCCGCGAGGTTGCCATCGTCATCTGTCACAATCCCGACTACGTCGAGCAGGCCCACGACCCGCGGGTGAAGCTGTGGCTGACGGGGCACACGCACGGTGGGCAGGTCTGCCTGCCGGGTGGTCGGCCCCTCGTCAACATCTCCCGCTGCGGCTATGTCAGCGGCCTGAGGCAGCTTCAGGGGACGCAAGTCTACACGACGCGCGGGGTCGGCACGGTGGCGCCGCCGGTGCGCTGGAACTGCCCGGCCGAGTTGCCGGTCATAGAGCTGCAGCCCGCGACGCCGCACGCGAAGGCTGGTGAGTAG
- a CDS encoding NUDIX domain-containing protein has protein sequence MRVRVAAIVVHEGRVLLVSTKRGKPGYLVPPGGGVEEGEGLAEAVEREVREEAGLVVRAGKLLAYRELQMSRGLALELYLSAWLDPGEAPPDEPAEERDVLWVALDELPGLPHFPEQLAELACLSASGEGGALFLGTADLRAVVEASNMTKREANGE, from the coding sequence ATGCGCGTCCGAGTAGCCGCCATCGTCGTGCATGAGGGCCGTGTCCTGCTGGTCTCCACCAAGCGCGGGAAGCCGGGCTATCTCGTCCCGCCCGGTGGGGGGGTGGAGGAGGGCGAGGGGCTGGCGGAGGCGGTGGAGCGCGAGGTGCGCGAAGAGGCGGGGCTGGTGGTGCGAGCGGGCAAGCTGCTGGCATACCGCGAGCTGCAGATGAGCCGGGGCCTGGCGCTGGAGCTGTACCTGAGCGCGTGGCTCGACCCCGGCGAGGCCCCTCCCGACGAGCCGGCGGAGGAGCGAGACGTCCTGTGGGTGGCACTGGACGAGCTGCCCGGCCTGCCGCACTTCCCGGAGCAACTGGCCGAGCTGGCGTGCCTCTCCGCGTCCGGTGAGGGCGGGGCGCTGTTCCTGGGAACAGCCGATCTGCGGGCGGTCGTCGAGGCGTCAAACATGACGAAGAGGGAAGCGAACGGTGAGTAA
- a CDS encoding HlyD family efflux transporter periplasmic adaptor subunit: MSKRLWQIVVAAAVVLVLGILVGLYATGRLPGRQAAVTQPVPPTPERTTTRQPRPRPAGLSLRGQVEAAQTREVTSPRDGRVVALGCSERQPVAQGQLLMQVDVPALRQQLADAKKRQAHLQALLEKADDPELRDKLQAAEAHASEAVAKQQQMQAELSEFESQHPEVAAVLNTYQAAQAEAASADLAYQNAQRALDEAQKQIATTGKRSAQYDQVMSRYQAAYARQRAAQSSLEQARGARWRLQSDAVKLNVLRQRVASGKNLVPQAQAALEKLRRRPEVAMIAKGKQQAEEAAAQVSRLEAEVAKLALTAPASGLLREVRARPGQQVRAGQCVAVISESGGARLVFQASLKDGQRLAVGMKATVSLPDGSTFAGTLSQLAPEKTLVRVYVVPLKYREQPAPGTPLTVKL; the protein is encoded by the coding sequence GTGAGTAAGCGCCTGTGGCAGATCGTCGTGGCCGCCGCGGTCGTTCTTGTGCTGGGCATCCTGGTGGGCCTGTACGCGACCGGGCGCCTGCCCGGCCGGCAGGCGGCAGTAACGCAGCCGGTGCCGCCGACCCCAGAGCGCACGACGACACGGCAGCCCCGGCCGCGACCGGCGGGCCTGTCCCTGCGCGGCCAGGTGGAGGCCGCCCAGACCCGGGAAGTCACGTCGCCGCGGGACGGCCGCGTCGTGGCCCTGGGGTGCAGCGAGAGACAGCCCGTAGCCCAGGGGCAGTTGCTCATGCAGGTGGACGTGCCGGCCCTGCGCCAGCAGCTTGCGGACGCCAAGAAGCGCCAGGCGCATCTGCAGGCCCTGCTGGAGAAGGCCGATGACCCGGAGTTGAGGGACAAGCTGCAGGCGGCGGAGGCACACGCGTCCGAGGCGGTCGCGAAGCAGCAGCAGATGCAGGCGGAGCTAAGCGAGTTCGAGAGCCAGCACCCCGAGGTCGCGGCGGTGCTCAACACCTACCAGGCGGCGCAGGCCGAGGCAGCGAGCGCCGACCTCGCCTACCAGAACGCCCAGCGCGCGCTCGACGAGGCTCAGAAACAGATCGCGACCACGGGCAAGCGCTCGGCCCAGTACGACCAGGTGATGAGCCGGTACCAGGCCGCCTACGCGCGCCAGCGGGCCGCCCAGAGCAGTCTGGAGCAGGCGCGTGGAGCGCGATGGCGGCTGCAGAGCGATGCGGTCAAGCTCAACGTCCTGCGCCAGCGTGTTGCGAGCGGCAAGAACCTGGTTCCCCAGGCCCAGGCGGCGCTGGAGAAGCTGCGCCGGCGGCCCGAGGTGGCCATGATCGCCAAAGGCAAGCAGCAGGCGGAGGAGGCTGCCGCGCAGGTGTCTCGTCTGGAGGCCGAGGTGGCGAAGCTGGCGCTCACCGCGCCAGCCAGTGGCCTGCTGCGGGAGGTCAGGGCTCGCCCCGGCCAGCAGGTGCGGGCGGGGCAGTGCGTGGCCGTCATCAGCGAGAGTGGCGGCGCCCGTCTCGTCTTCCAGGCCAGCCTGAAGGACGGTCAGCGTCTGGCAGTCGGCATGAAGGCGACTGTCAGCCTGCCTGACGGCAGCACCTTCGCCGGGACGCTCAGTCAACTCGCCCCGGAGAAGACACTGGTGCGCGTCTACGTCGTGCCGCTCAAGTACAGGGAACAGCCTGCCCCGGGGACGCCCCTGACCGTGAAGCTGTAG